One region of Streptomyces sp. CG4 genomic DNA includes:
- a CDS encoding 3-hydroxyacyl-CoA dehydrogenase NAD-binding domain-containing protein, producing the protein MSTTELLKGAAELFPDEVVTSAHVRHFELPFGAGRFALITLDNGLDHTKPTTFGPASLANLNTAIDQVEKEAAEGTIVGAGVTGKPFIFAVGADLKGVELLKEHEHALAIGKGGHEVFKRLAGLAVPTFAYYNGAAMGGGVEVGLHCTYRTVSKAIPAFSLPEVFLGLVPGWGGCTLLPNLIGADKAVSVIIENSLNQNKQLKGQQVFDLGIADALFEGADFLEQSLLWTAQVLKGDIEVERPVIDRGEAWDQAVAKGRFIADSKVHGAAPAAYRALDIIAAAKNGDLQQGYDAEDQALADLIMGGELRAGIYAFNLVQKRGKRPAGAPDKNLARSVTKVGVVGAGLMASQLALLFLRRLEVPVVLTDIDQERVDKGVGYVHAEIDKLLGKGRINQDKANRLKALVTGVLDKAEGFSDADFIIEAVFEEIGVKQQVFAEVEAVAPAHAILATNTSSLSVSEMASKLQHPERVVGFHFFNPVAVLPLLEIVRGEKTDDASLATAFAVAKKLKKTAVLVKDAPAFVVNRILTRFMGEIQNVIDEGTPVEVAEKAVEPLGLPMSPLVLLELVGPAIGLHVSETLNRAFPDRFTVSPNLAAVVKAGKRGFYVYDSGKPELDPEVAALLQQGDSVLTEEQVRERVLNAVAQEIGLMLEEGVVAEAQDIDLCLITGAGWPFHLGGITPYLDREGVSERVNGKKFLTPGVASIPA; encoded by the coding sequence GTGAGCACCACCGAACTCCTGAAGGGCGCGGCCGAGCTGTTCCCCGACGAGGTCGTGACGTCCGCGCACGTACGCCACTTCGAGCTGCCGTTCGGCGCGGGCCGCTTCGCGCTGATCACGCTGGACAACGGCCTGGACCACACCAAGCCGACCACCTTCGGACCGGCCTCGCTGGCGAACCTCAACACCGCTATCGACCAGGTCGAGAAGGAGGCGGCCGAGGGCACGATCGTCGGTGCCGGTGTCACCGGCAAGCCGTTCATCTTCGCGGTCGGCGCCGACCTCAAGGGCGTCGAGCTGCTCAAGGAGCACGAGCACGCGCTCGCCATCGGCAAGGGCGGCCACGAGGTCTTCAAGCGCCTCGCCGGCCTCGCCGTGCCGACCTTCGCGTACTACAACGGCGCCGCGATGGGCGGTGGCGTCGAGGTCGGTCTGCACTGCACGTACCGCACCGTCTCGAAGGCCATCCCGGCGTTCTCCCTCCCCGAGGTGTTCCTGGGCCTCGTCCCGGGCTGGGGCGGCTGCACGCTGCTGCCGAACCTGATCGGCGCCGACAAGGCCGTCTCGGTGATCATCGAGAACAGCCTCAACCAGAACAAGCAGCTCAAGGGCCAGCAGGTCTTCGACCTGGGTATCGCCGACGCCCTCTTCGAGGGCGCCGACTTCCTGGAGCAGTCGCTGCTCTGGACCGCCCAGGTACTGAAGGGCGACATCGAGGTCGAGCGCCCGGTGATCGACCGCGGTGAGGCCTGGGACCAGGCCGTCGCCAAGGGCCGTTTCATCGCGGACTCCAAGGTGCACGGCGCGGCCCCGGCCGCCTACCGCGCCCTGGACATCATCGCGGCCGCCAAGAACGGCGACCTGCAGCAGGGGTACGACGCCGAGGACCAGGCGCTCGCCGACCTGATCATGGGCGGCGAACTGCGCGCCGGCATCTACGCGTTCAACCTGGTGCAGAAGCGCGGCAAGCGCCCGGCCGGTGCGCCCGACAAGAACCTGGCGCGTTCCGTGACCAAGGTGGGCGTCGTGGGCGCGGGCCTGATGGCCTCGCAGCTCGCCCTGCTCTTCCTGCGCCGCCTGGAGGTGCCGGTCGTGCTGACCGACATCGACCAGGAGCGCGTCGACAAGGGTGTGGGCTACGTCCACGCCGAGATCGACAAGCTGCTCGGCAAGGGCCGGATCAACCAGGACAAGGCCAACCGCCTCAAGGCGCTGGTCACCGGTGTCCTGGACAAGGCCGAGGGCTTCTCCGACGCGGACTTCATCATTGAAGCCGTCTTCGAGGAGATCGGAGTCAAGCAGCAGGTGTTCGCCGAGGTCGAGGCGGTCGCCCCGGCGCACGCGATCCTCGCGACCAACACCTCCTCGCTGTCGGTGTCGGAGATGGCGTCGAAGCTCCAGCACCCCGAGCGGGTCGTGGGCTTCCACTTCTTCAACCCGGTCGCGGTCCTCCCGCTGCTGGAGATCGTCCGCGGTGAGAAGACCGACGACGCCTCCCTGGCCACGGCGTTCGCCGTCGCCAAGAAGCTGAAGAAGACCGCGGTGCTGGTGAAGGACGCTCCGGCGTTCGTCGTGAACCGCATCCTGACCCGCTTCATGGGCGAGATCCAGAACGTCATCGACGAGGGCACCCCGGTCGAGGTCGCCGAGAAGGCCGTGGAGCCGCTCGGTCTGCCGATGTCCCCGCTGGTGCTCCTGGAGCTGGTCGGCCCGGCGATCGGTCTGCACGTCTCGGAGACCCTCAACCGGGCCTTCCCGGACCGCTTCACGGTCTCCCCGAACCTCGCGGCCGTCGTCAAGGCGGGCAAGCGCGGCTTCTACGTCTACGACAGCGGCAAGCCGGAGCTGGACCCGGAGGTCGCCGCGCTGCTCCAGCAGGGCGACTCCGTCCTCACCGAGGAGCAGGTCCGCGAGCGCGTGCTGAACGCGGTGGCGCAGGAGATCGGGCTCATGCTCGAGGAGGGCGTCGTCGCCGAGGCCCAGGACATCGACCTGTGCCTGATCACGGGCGCCGGCTGGCCCTTCCACCTGGGCGGCATCACGCCGTACCTGGACCGCGAGGGCGTCTCGGAGCGCGTGAACGGCAAGAAGTTCCTGACCCCGGGCGTGGCGTCGATTCCGGCGTAA
- a CDS encoding response regulator transcription factor → MSVLLEQPASLVAYRPNKPTAMVVVADPRVRSTVTRHLWALGVRDVIEASSIAEARPRIGNPRDICVADVHLPDGSGLTLLSETRAAGWPNGLALSAADDIGAVRNALAGGVKGYVVTGTRTNIGLPARPGTAPLGAARMHRRPPGAPSHPGGYRELSGREVEVLRLVAEGQSNKAIGVSMGLSALTVKSHLARIARKLGTGDRAGMVAVALRTGIIH, encoded by the coding sequence GTGTCCGTTCTCCTCGAGCAGCCCGCAAGCCTGGTCGCCTACCGCCCGAACAAGCCGACCGCCATGGTGGTCGTGGCCGACCCGCGTGTCCGCTCCACCGTCACCCGCCACCTGTGGGCGCTCGGCGTGCGCGATGTCATCGAGGCCTCGTCCATCGCGGAGGCTCGTCCCCGCATCGGCAACCCGCGCGACATCTGTGTCGCCGACGTCCACCTGCCCGACGGCTCCGGCCTGACCCTGCTGTCCGAGACCCGCGCCGCGGGCTGGCCCAACGGGCTGGCGCTGTCCGCCGCCGACGACATCGGCGCGGTGCGCAACGCGCTGGCGGGCGGGGTCAAGGGCTACGTCGTCACCGGCACCCGTACCAACATCGGCCTGCCCGCCCGGCCCGGCACCGCCCCCCTCGGCGCCGCCCGCATGCACCGCCGCCCCCCGGGTGCCCCGAGCCACCCGGGCGGCTACCGCGAGCTGTCCGGACGCGAGGTCGAGGTGCTCCGGCTGGTCGCGGAGGGCCAGTCGAACAAGGCGATCGGCGTCTCGATGGGCCTGTCCGCCCTGACCGTCAAGAGCCATCTCGCCCGCATCGCCCGCAAGCTGGGCACCGGCGACCGGGCGGGCATGGTGGCCGTGGCCCTGCGCACCGGAATCATCCACTGA
- a CDS encoding ribonuclease D, translating to MTDAQDTAADGSLRTTGGTPPDDAGSSVTGAPTPLLEPREGIPPVIADEAALAAVIAAFAAGSGPVAVDAERASGYRYGQRAYLVQLRRQGAGSALVDPVACPDLSALGEALSDVEWVLHAATQDLPCLREIGMIPSRLFDTELAGRLAGFPRVGLGAMVENVLGFVLEKGHSAVDWSTRPLPEPWLRYAALDVELLVDLRDALEKELDRQGKLEWALQEFDAIATAPPAEPRKDPWRRTSGMHKVRRRRQLGVVRELWETRDRIAQRRDVSPGKVLSDAAIVEAALALPANVHALAALNGFGHRMGRRQLEQWQAAVDRAKALTESQLPQPGQPVTGPPPPRAWADKDPVAAARLSAARAGVTTLAEQLGMPQENLVSPDTVRRICWEPPKAVDTESVGATLAGYGARPWQVEQVTPVLLAALANGQGV from the coding sequence GTGACCGACGCCCAAGACACCGCAGCAGACGGCTCCCTGCGCACCACCGGAGGCACTCCTCCGGACGACGCCGGATCTTCTGTGACGGGGGCGCCGACTCCGCTGCTCGAACCCCGTGAGGGCATTCCGCCCGTGATCGCCGACGAGGCCGCCCTCGCCGCGGTCATCGCCGCCTTCGCCGCGGGCTCCGGCCCGGTCGCCGTCGACGCCGAGCGCGCCTCCGGCTACCGCTACGGCCAGCGCGCCTACCTGGTGCAGCTGCGCCGCCAGGGCGCCGGGTCCGCGCTGGTCGACCCCGTGGCCTGCCCGGACCTGTCCGCGCTCGGCGAGGCCCTGTCCGATGTCGAGTGGGTGCTGCACGCCGCCACCCAGGACCTGCCCTGCCTGCGGGAAATAGGCATGATCCCGAGCCGGCTCTTCGACACCGAGCTGGCCGGCCGGCTCGCCGGGTTCCCTCGGGTGGGCCTCGGCGCCATGGTCGAGAACGTTCTCGGTTTCGTCCTGGAGAAGGGCCACTCCGCCGTCGACTGGTCGACCCGGCCGCTGCCCGAGCCGTGGCTGCGCTATGCCGCGCTCGACGTGGAACTCCTCGTCGACCTGCGCGACGCCCTGGAGAAGGAGCTGGACCGGCAGGGCAAGCTGGAGTGGGCCCTGCAGGAGTTCGACGCGATCGCGACGGCGCCGCCCGCCGAGCCGAGGAAGGATCCCTGGCGGCGTACGTCGGGCATGCACAAGGTGCGCAGGCGCCGGCAGCTCGGTGTCGTACGGGAGCTGTGGGAGACGCGGGACCGGATCGCGCAGCGGCGGGACGTGTCGCCGGGCAAGGTGCTCAGCGACGCCGCCATCGTGGAGGCGGCGCTCGCCCTTCCGGCCAACGTCCACGCGCTCGCGGCGCTGAACGGGTTCGGGCACCGGATGGGGCGGCGGCAGCTGGAGCAGTGGCAGGCGGCGGTGGACCGTGCGAAGGCCCTGACCGAGTCGCAGCTGCCGCAGCCGGGACAGCCGGTCACCGGGCCGCCGCCGCCACGGGCGTGGGCCGACAAGGATCCCGTCGCCGCGGCGCGGCTGTCCGCGGCCCGGGCGGGGGTGACGACCCTTGCCGAGCAGCTCGGCATGCCCCAGGAGAACCTGGTGTCCCCGGACACGGTCCGGCGCATCTGCTGGGAGCCGCCGAAGGCGGTCGACACCGAGTCCGTCGGAGCCACGCTGGCGGGCTACGGCGCGCGCCCGTGGCAGGTGGAACAGGTGACGCCCGTTCTGCTCGCGGCGCTGGCCAACGGCCAGGGTGTCTAG
- a CDS encoding acetyl-CoA C-acyltransferase, translating to MPRTVRDVVFVDGVRTPFGKAGPKGIYHETRADDLVVKAIRELLRRNPGLDPKKIDEVAIAATTQIGDQGLTLGRTAGILAGLPQSVPGYSIDRMCAGALTAVTTTAGSIAFGAYDAVIAGGVEHMGRHPMGEGVDPNPRFVSEKLVDESALFMGMTAENLHDRYPQITKLRADEYAVRSQEKAAKAYANGKIQQDLVPISVRRTSPEAGETGWGLVTADEPMRPGTTLENLSGLKTPFRVHGRVTAGNAAGLNDGATASIITSEDFARENDLPVKMRLVSYAFAGVEPEVMGYGPIPATEKALAKAGLSIEDINLFEINEAFAVQVLAFLEHYGIADDDARVNQYGGAIAYGHPLASSGVRLMTQLARQFEEQPEVRYGLTTMCVGFGMGATVIWENPNHKDAGGNK from the coding sequence GTGCCTCGTACCGTCAGGGACGTCGTCTTCGTCGACGGCGTCCGCACCCCGTTCGGCAAGGCGGGCCCGAAGGGCATCTACCACGAGACCCGCGCCGACGACCTTGTCGTGAAGGCGATCCGGGAGCTGCTGCGCCGCAACCCCGGTCTGGACCCGAAGAAGATCGACGAGGTCGCCATCGCCGCGACCACGCAGATCGGCGACCAGGGCCTGACCCTCGGCCGTACGGCCGGCATCCTCGCCGGTCTGCCGCAGTCCGTGCCCGGCTACTCCATCGACCGCATGTGCGCCGGCGCGCTGACCGCCGTGACGACCACCGCCGGTTCGATCGCCTTCGGTGCCTACGACGCCGTCATCGCCGGTGGCGTCGAGCACATGGGCCGTCACCCGATGGGCGAGGGCGTGGACCCGAACCCGCGGTTCGTGAGCGAGAAGCTGGTCGACGAGTCCGCCCTGTTCATGGGCATGACCGCGGAGAACCTGCACGACCGCTACCCGCAGATCACCAAGCTGCGCGCCGACGAGTACGCGGTGCGCTCGCAGGAGAAGGCCGCCAAGGCGTACGCCAACGGCAAGATCCAGCAGGACCTGGTGCCGATCTCGGTGCGCCGCACCAGCCCGGAGGCCGGCGAGACCGGCTGGGGTCTGGTCACCGCCGACGAGCCGATGCGTCCGGGGACCACCCTGGAGAACCTGTCGGGTCTGAAGACGCCGTTCCGTGTGCACGGCCGCGTCACCGCCGGTAACGCCGCCGGTCTCAACGACGGTGCGACCGCCTCGATCATCACCTCCGAGGACTTCGCCCGCGAGAACGACCTGCCGGTGAAGATGCGCCTCGTCTCGTACGCCTTCGCGGGTGTCGAGCCCGAGGTCATGGGCTACGGCCCGATCCCGGCCACCGAGAAGGCCCTCGCCAAGGCCGGTCTGTCGATCGAGGACATCAACCTCTTCGAGATCAACGAGGCCTTCGCCGTCCAGGTGCTCGCCTTCCTGGAGCACTACGGCATCGCCGACGACGACGCGCGCGTCAACCAGTACGGCGGCGCCATCGCGTACGGCCACCCGCTGGCCTCCTCCGGTGTCCGTCTGATGACGCAGCTGGCCCGCCAGTTCGAGGAGCAGCCGGAGGTCCGTTACGGCCTCACCACCATGTGTGTCGGCTTCGGCATGGGCGCCACGGTGATCTGGGAGAACCCGAACCACAAGGACGCCGGAGGCAACAAGTGA
- a CDS encoding rhomboid family intramembrane serine protease has protein sequence MVIPVHDVNPVRRTPWVTYALIAANVLVFLSTPGIAGSVAGGSDLAQLCHLQAFMDHYAAVPRELIHHQMPPVVPTGDTGVGPQGPGCVVAPPSYDKSPPLSVFTAMFLHGSWLHLLGNMLFLLIFGNNVEDRMGHIRYFLFYVVCGYAAGYGFALLNAASGDPLIGASGAIAGVLGAYIVLWPGARVWVLVPFLVFLPLRLPAWLVLGFWFVLQAVYSSGHGVSDAGTVAYAAHVVGFVAGMLLAWPLKPGTPPPPEPPGLLFGRRARPRYTW, from the coding sequence GTGGTCATCCCCGTCCATGACGTGAACCCGGTGCGCCGCACCCCCTGGGTGACGTACGCGCTGATCGCCGCCAATGTGCTCGTGTTCCTCAGCACGCCCGGGATAGCGGGCTCCGTGGCCGGTGGCAGCGATCTGGCGCAGCTGTGCCATCTGCAGGCCTTCATGGATCACTACGCGGCGGTCCCCAGAGAGCTGATCCACCATCAGATGCCCCCGGTGGTGCCGACGGGAGACACCGGCGTGGGTCCGCAGGGTCCGGGCTGCGTCGTGGCCCCGCCGTCCTACGACAAGTCGCCGCCGCTGTCGGTCTTCACGGCGATGTTCCTGCACGGCAGCTGGCTGCATCTGCTGGGCAACATGCTGTTCCTGCTGATCTTCGGCAACAACGTCGAGGACCGGATGGGCCACATCCGCTACTTCCTCTTCTACGTCGTCTGCGGTTACGCGGCCGGTTACGGCTTCGCCCTGCTCAACGCCGCCTCGGGCGACCCGCTGATCGGCGCGTCGGGCGCGATCGCCGGGGTCCTCGGCGCCTACATCGTGCTGTGGCCCGGGGCGCGGGTCTGGGTCCTCGTGCCGTTCCTGGTCTTCCTGCCGCTCAGGCTGCCCGCCTGGCTGGTGCTGGGCTTCTGGTTCGTGCTGCAGGCGGTGTACTCGTCCGGGCACGGAGTCTCCGACGCCGGCACGGTCGCGTACGCGGCCCACGTCGTCGGATTCGTGGCGGGCATGCTGCTCGCCTGGCCGCTCAAGCCCGGCACCCCGCCCCCGCCGGAGCCGCCCGGCCTGCTGTTCGGCAGGCGGGCGCGGCCCCGTTACACCTGGTGA
- a CDS encoding FAD-dependent oxidoreductase yields the protein MTMSGGRGGTERLVVIGGDAAGMSAASQARRLKGPGELEIVAFERGHFTSFSACGIPYWVGGDVPERDDLIARTPEEHRARGIDLRLRTEVTEIDVRGQRVRARDVDSGAESWTSYDKLVIATGARPVRPDLPGADAPGVHGVQTLDDGQALLETLARTRGRRAVVVGAGYIGVEMAEALINRGFEVTVVNRGREPMSTLDADMGRLVHRAMEGLGITMVNDAEVTKILTGQDGRARAVVTEDAEYPADIVVLGIGVRPETALARAAGLPLGGHGGLLTDLAMRVRGHENIWAGGDCVEVLNLVSGQEQYVPLGTHANKHGQVIGSNVGGGYAVFPGVVGTAVSKVCDLEIARTGLREKDADRVGLRYETVTIESTSRAGYYPGASPMTVKMLAERRTGRLLGVQIVGREGAAKRVDIAAVALTARMTVEQMTALDLGYAPPFSPVWDPVLVAARKATAKLRAF from the coding sequence ATGACCATGAGCGGTGGGCGGGGCGGGACGGAACGGCTGGTCGTGATCGGCGGCGACGCCGCGGGCATGTCCGCGGCGTCGCAGGCGCGCCGGCTGAAGGGGCCCGGCGAACTGGAGATCGTGGCCTTCGAACGCGGCCACTTCACCTCCTTCTCGGCCTGCGGCATCCCCTACTGGGTGGGCGGCGACGTCCCCGAACGGGACGACCTGATCGCCCGCACCCCCGAAGAGCACCGCGCGCGTGGCATCGATCTGCGGCTGCGCACCGAGGTCACGGAGATCGACGTGCGCGGACAGCGGGTACGCGCGCGTGACGTCGATTCCGGCGCCGAGTCCTGGACGTCGTACGACAAACTCGTGATCGCGACCGGGGCTCGCCCGGTCCGTCCCGACCTGCCGGGCGCGGACGCCCCCGGCGTGCACGGCGTACAGACGCTGGACGACGGCCAGGCCCTGCTGGAGACGCTGGCACGCACGCGTGGTCGCAGAGCGGTGGTCGTGGGCGCCGGCTACATCGGCGTGGAGATGGCGGAGGCGCTGATCAACCGCGGTTTCGAGGTGACGGTCGTCAACCGCGGCAGGGAGCCCATGTCGACGCTCGACGCGGACATGGGCCGCCTGGTGCACCGGGCCATGGAGGGCCTCGGCATCACGATGGTGAACGACGCCGAGGTCACCAAGATCCTCACCGGTCAGGACGGCCGGGCCCGCGCGGTCGTCACGGAGGACGCCGAGTACCCCGCGGACATCGTGGTCCTCGGCATCGGCGTCCGCCCGGAGACCGCGCTCGCCCGGGCCGCGGGCCTGCCCCTCGGCGGCCACGGCGGACTGCTCACCGACCTGGCGATGCGGGTGCGCGGCCACGAGAACATCTGGGCGGGCGGCGACTGCGTGGAGGTGCTGAACCTGGTCTCCGGCCAGGAGCAGTACGTCCCCCTCGGCACCCATGCCAACAAGCACGGCCAGGTCATCGGCAGCAACGTCGGCGGTGGGTACGCCGTCTTCCCCGGCGTGGTCGGCACGGCGGTCAGCAAGGTCTGCGACCTGGAGATCGCCCGCACCGGCCTGCGCGAGAAGGACGCCGACCGGGTGGGCCTGCGGTACGAGACCGTCACCATCGAGTCCACCAGCCGCGCCGGCTACTACCCCGGTGCCTCCCCGATGACGGTCAAGATGCTCGCCGAACGCCGCACCGGCCGCCTGCTCGGCGTCCAGATCGTCGGCAGGGAGGGCGCGGCGAAACGGGTCGACATCGCCGCGGTGGCGCTGACCGCGCGGATGACGGTGGAGCAGATGACAGCCCTGGACCTGGGCTACGCCCCACCGTTCTCACCGGTGTGGGACCCGGTGCTGGTGGCGGCGAGAAAGGCGACGGCGAAGCTACGCGCCTTCTAG
- a CDS encoding DUF4349 domain-containing protein, whose protein sequence is MRTPRSLRRHPFRPLAGLLLAASLALAGCSGADGSGGASPKSAADSAARQRGAGGGSPDAATSPRRSPRLSAGTIIRTASLTIEVKDVTKALDQARAATERAGGYVGNEDTSRDADGHQRTRVVLRVPGAQYDPVLAGLQGTGRLIDRTAKAEDVTDQVVDVDSRVKSQRASVDRIRALMDRATRLSDVVSLEGELSSRQADLESLLAQQAALKDRTSLATITLSLSETPVRKAARDDSPGIGDALAGGWHVFVTVLRWCVLALGAALPFVAFAALLTLLWLRVVRPRLPQRREPAPAMTALGPLPSARPVRDPDAPGTGRD, encoded by the coding sequence ATGCGCACACCACGTTCCCTGCGACGACACCCGTTTCGGCCGCTGGCCGGTCTCCTGCTCGCCGCCTCCCTCGCCCTCGCCGGATGCAGTGGCGCGGACGGCTCGGGCGGCGCCTCGCCGAAGTCCGCCGCGGACTCCGCGGCACGGCAGCGGGGCGCGGGCGGCGGCAGCCCGGACGCCGCCACGTCCCCCCGTCGGTCACCCCGGCTCTCCGCGGGCACGATCATCCGCACCGCGTCCCTGACCATCGAGGTCAAGGACGTCACCAAAGCGCTGGACCAGGCTCGCGCCGCCACCGAGAGGGCGGGCGGATACGTCGGCAACGAGGACACGAGCCGGGACGCCGACGGCCACCAGCGCACCCGCGTCGTCCTGCGGGTGCCCGGCGCGCAGTACGACCCGGTCCTCGCCGGCCTCCAGGGAACTGGCAGGCTGATCGACCGCACGGCCAAGGCCGAGGACGTCACCGACCAGGTCGTGGACGTGGACAGCCGCGTCAAGTCGCAGCGGGCGAGCGTCGACCGGATCCGCGCGCTGATGGACCGGGCGACCCGGCTGAGCGATGTCGTCTCGCTGGAGGGCGAGTTGAGCAGCCGCCAGGCCGACCTGGAGTCGCTGCTGGCGCAGCAGGCCGCCCTGAAGGACCGCACCAGCCTCGCCACGATCACGCTGTCGCTGTCCGAGACGCCGGTGCGGAAGGCGGCCCGTGACGACTCCCCCGGCATCGGGGACGCGCTGGCGGGCGGCTGGCACGTGTTCGTCACCGTGCTGCGCTGGTGCGTCCTCGCGCTGGGCGCCGCCCTGCCGTTCGTGGCGTTCGCGGCTCTGCTGACACTCCTGTGGCTGCGGGTCGTACGGCCCCGGCTGCCGCAGCGCCGGGAGCCCGCGCCGGCGATGACCGCGCTGGGTCCGCTGCCGTCCGCGCGCCCGGTACGGGACCCGGACGCGCCCGGGACCGGCCGGGACTGA
- the hemE gene encoding uroporphyrinogen decarboxylase, producing the protein MTANDSPTGTQPPATYDSAFLKACRREPVPHTPVWFMRQAGRSLPEYRKVREGVPMLESCTRPELATEITLQPVRRLGVDAAVYYSDIVVPLKAIGIDLDIKPGVGPVVEEPIRTRADLARLRDLTPEDVPYVTETIGLLTRELGATPLIGFAGAPFTLASYLVEGGPSRTYENAKAMMYGDPQLWADLLDRLADITTAFLKVQLDAGVSAVQLFDSWAGALAPADYRHSAMPASAKVLDAVAGYGVPRIHFGVGTGELLKLMGEAGADVVGVDWRVPLDEAARRVGPGKALQGNLDPTVLFTDKNTVEAKAQEVLDAAAGLEGHVFNLGHGVMPNTDPDALTRLVDYVHTATAR; encoded by the coding sequence GTGACCGCCAACGACAGCCCCACGGGCACGCAGCCGCCAGCGACGTACGACAGCGCCTTCCTCAAAGCGTGCAGGCGCGAACCCGTGCCGCACACCCCCGTGTGGTTCATGCGTCAGGCCGGCCGCTCCCTGCCCGAGTACCGCAAGGTCCGCGAGGGCGTTCCGATGCTCGAATCCTGCACGCGGCCCGAGCTGGCCACCGAGATCACGCTCCAGCCGGTACGGCGCCTCGGCGTGGACGCGGCGGTCTACTACAGCGACATCGTCGTCCCGCTCAAGGCCATCGGCATCGACCTCGACATCAAGCCCGGCGTCGGCCCGGTCGTCGAGGAGCCGATCCGCACCCGCGCCGACCTCGCCCGGCTGCGCGACCTCACCCCCGAGGACGTCCCCTACGTCACCGAGACGATCGGCCTGCTCACCCGCGAGCTGGGCGCGACCCCGCTGATCGGTTTCGCGGGCGCGCCTTTCACCCTCGCGAGCTACCTGGTCGAGGGCGGTCCCTCTCGCACGTACGAGAACGCCAAGGCGATGATGTACGGCGACCCCCAGCTGTGGGCCGACCTGCTCGACCGGCTCGCCGACATCACGACCGCGTTCCTGAAGGTGCAGCTCGACGCCGGCGTGAGCGCGGTCCAGCTCTTCGACTCCTGGGCCGGCGCCCTCGCCCCCGCCGACTACCGGCACTCGGCCATGCCCGCCTCGGCGAAGGTCCTCGACGCCGTCGCCGGGTACGGCGTCCCGCGCATCCACTTCGGTGTCGGCACCGGTGAGCTGCTGAAGCTCATGGGCGAGGCCGGCGCGGACGTCGTCGGCGTCGACTGGCGCGTCCCGCTGGACGAGGCCGCCCGCCGCGTCGGCCCCGGCAAGGCGCTCCAGGGCAACCTCGACCCGACGGTCTTGTTCACCGACAAGAACACCGTCGAGGCCAAGGCCCAGGAGGTGCTGGACGCGGCCGCCGGCCTGGAGGGCCACGTCTTCAACCTCGGCCACGGCGTCATGCCGAACACCGACCCGGACGCGCTGACCCGGCTCGTGGACTACGTCCACACCGCGACCGCCCGCTGA
- a CDS encoding DUF3000 domain-containing protein: MAAAHGRMSDSADGLDDVKDTEEADRRAGAEGPPAFRAAVDALRNCRLRPQVEVEPTPAPQRLAPHAYALEAVVVDGDQELADGRLVLLHDPAGHDAWRGTFRLVTLVRAELEAEMAADPLLPEVCWSWLTGALQARALGYGEPSGTITRASSHYFGGLSERPAASQIEIRASWTPREGLGGVPDTASHLASWCDLLAQVAGLPPAGPGDASVVTLPQRRGPQSR, encoded by the coding sequence ATGGCTGCGGCTCACGGACGAATGTCGGACAGCGCTGACGGATTGGACGACGTGAAGGACACGGAGGAGGCGGACCGGCGCGCCGGTGCTGAGGGGCCGCCGGCTTTCCGGGCCGCGGTCGACGCCCTGCGCAACTGCCGGCTGCGGCCGCAGGTCGAGGTGGAGCCCACGCCCGCCCCGCAGCGGCTCGCCCCGCACGCTTACGCGCTGGAGGCCGTCGTGGTCGACGGCGATCAGGAGCTGGCCGACGGCCGGCTGGTGCTGCTGCACGACCCGGCGGGCCACGACGCCTGGCGCGGAACGTTCCGGCTGGTGACGCTGGTGCGCGCGGAGCTGGAGGCGGAGATGGCGGCCGATCCGCTGCTGCCCGAGGTGTGCTGGTCCTGGCTGACCGGGGCGCTGCAGGCGCGCGCGCTGGGCTATGGCGAGCCGAGCGGCACCATCACGCGCGCGAGTTCGCACTACTTCGGCGGGCTGTCCGAGCGGCCGGCGGCCTCGCAGATCGAGATCCGGGCGTCCTGGACGCCCCGCGAGGGCCTGGGCGGGGTGCCCGACACGGCGTCCCATCTGGCCTCCTGGTGCGATCTGCTGGCCCAGGTCGCGGGGCTGCCGCCGGCCGGTCCGGGAGACGCCTCGGTGGTGACGTTGCCGCAGCGCAGGGGCCCGCAGTCGCGGTGA